The following proteins are encoded in a genomic region of Fundidesulfovibrio soli:
- a CDS encoding IS3 family transposase — translation MKRRGSYAKVAARNADLLDRIRSLKADHPFWGYRRIWAHLRFVDELTVGKNRVHRLMKEHGLTVRSNQLLKAKRKPTGSKPSVLPLI, via the coding sequence GTGAAACGGCGCGGCTCTTACGCCAAAGTCGCCGCCAGAAACGCCGACCTTCTGGACCGTATTCGCTCGCTCAAGGCTGATCACCCGTTCTGGGGCTACCGGCGTATATGGGCTCATCTACGCTTCGTTGATGAGCTGACCGTCGGCAAGAACCGAGTGCACCGGCTTATGAAGGAGCACGGGTTGACGGTGCGGAGCAATCAGCTGCTCAAGGCCAAGCGCAAACCGACCGGCAGCAAGCCCAGTGTACTGCCCCTCATTTAG